One part of the Vibrio hyugaensis genome encodes these proteins:
- a CDS encoding glycerophosphodiester phosphodiesterase family protein: MTTLLIGHRGVAGKFPENTKVSVQAAIDLGLNWVEVDVQPTKDNVLVVCHDHTVNRCSNGKGRVDQMTLSELKALDFGRWFSDEFANESIMTLSELLELAAENDLNLNIEVKVDHHSANDVAKMAAKTLLDGPLPKERILLSSFSHDVIRALHKHCEGYRLGVLSEFFTRKDRLLLEEVDAYSCNLNINWVRSRQINKLQQAGYKVMCYTVNNPNKLKHLPMLDGIFSDHPSRFM, translated from the coding sequence ATGACAACGCTTTTGATTGGCCACCGAGGTGTGGCAGGTAAGTTCCCCGAAAATACGAAAGTCAGCGTTCAAGCTGCGATCGATTTAGGGTTAAATTGGGTTGAAGTCGACGTACAACCGACCAAGGATAACGTTTTGGTGGTTTGCCACGATCATACAGTAAACCGCTGTAGCAACGGTAAAGGTCGAGTTGACCAAATGACATTATCTGAGCTCAAAGCGTTAGATTTTGGTCGTTGGTTCAGCGATGAATTCGCCAATGAATCCATCATGACATTATCTGAACTCCTAGAGCTTGCAGCAGAAAATGACCTAAACCTTAATATCGAGGTTAAAGTAGATCATCACTCTGCCAATGACGTTGCTAAAATGGCGGCTAAAACTCTTCTAGACGGTCCTTTACCTAAAGAACGCATCCTTTTATCAAGCTTCAGTCATGACGTAATTAGAGCACTGCACAAGCATTGTGAGGGTTATAGACTAGGTGTGCTAAGTGAATTCTTTACTCGAAAAGACCGATTATTGCTCGAAGAAGTAGATGCCTACAGCTGTAACCTCAATATTAACTGGGTTCGCTCACGCCAAATCAATAAGCTACAACAAGCAGGCTATAAGGTGATGTGCTACACAGTGAACAATCCCAACAAACTAAAACATCTGCCAATGTTGGATGGCATCTTTAGTGACCATCCAAGTCGTTTTATGTAG
- a CDS encoding L,D-transpeptidase family protein — translation MSVKWLSLILCCTFMSGAHAAVDLVKVDKSKRRMYLMENGEVVKEYRIALGANPKGHKQEEGDNRTPEGDYTLDYVINDSAFYRSVHISYPDAIDRLEAHRRGVAPGGAIKIHGLKNGETQSPQFIQSFDWTNGCIAITNEEMDEFVKLVKMGTPITIEW, via the coding sequence ATGTCAGTAAAATGGTTGTCTTTGATCTTGTGTTGTACGTTTATGTCCGGTGCTCACGCAGCGGTCGATTTGGTAAAAGTTGATAAGTCGAAGCGTAGGATGTACCTGATGGAGAATGGCGAGGTCGTTAAAGAGTATCGCATCGCATTGGGTGCTAATCCAAAAGGGCACAAGCAAGAAGAGGGTGACAATAGAACTCCAGAAGGTGATTACACGTTAGATTACGTGATCAACGATTCTGCTTTCTACCGTTCTGTGCATATCAGTTATCCTGACGCGATTGACCGTTTGGAAGCGCATCGTCGCGGTGTCGCACCTGGAGGGGCAATTAAAATTCACGGTCTTAAAAATGGTGAGACTCAATCACCTCAATTTATTCAAAGCTTCGATTGGACTAACGGTTGCATTGCCATTACTAACGAAGAAATGGACGAATTTGTCAAGCTAGTCAAAATGGGAACCCCAATTACTATTGAATGGTAA
- a CDS encoding 2-hydroxyacid dehydrogenase produces the protein MLNIAFFSAKSYDEASFNKIKNNRDFEFHYHDFRLTSKTAKMAQGCEVVCAFVNDDLSAPVLKQLSIGGTKLIAMRCAGFDKVDLEAAKELGLQVVRVPAYSPEAVAEHTVGMMMCLNRRLHKAYQRTRDANFNLEGLVGFNFYGKTVGVVGTGKIGIATMRIFKGLGMEVLCYDPYENPLALEMGARYCSLEEIYANADVISLHCPMSEENYHLLNEKAFSQMKDGVMIINTSRGELLDSVAAIEALKQGKIGALGLDVYDNEKDLFFQDKSNDVIVDDVFRRLSACHNVLFTGHQAFLTHEALNNIASVTLSNVEAFFTGTPSGNELIN, from the coding sequence ATGCTCAACATTGCTTTTTTCAGTGCAAAATCCTATGACGAAGCCTCTTTCAACAAAATCAAAAACAACCGAGACTTCGAATTTCACTATCATGATTTTAGATTAACGTCTAAAACTGCAAAAATGGCACAGGGCTGCGAGGTTGTTTGCGCCTTTGTAAACGATGACTTGTCTGCTCCGGTTCTAAAACAACTTTCCATTGGCGGCACGAAACTGATTGCGATGCGTTGTGCAGGTTTCGACAAGGTCGATTTGGAAGCGGCGAAAGAACTTGGTTTACAAGTTGTTCGCGTTCCTGCCTATTCACCAGAAGCCGTGGCGGAGCACACTGTCGGAATGATGATGTGTCTGAATCGACGCTTGCATAAAGCTTACCAGCGTACCCGTGACGCAAACTTCAACCTAGAAGGTCTAGTCGGCTTTAACTTTTATGGCAAGACTGTTGGTGTCGTAGGAACTGGTAAGATAGGTATCGCCACCATGCGCATCTTTAAAGGGCTGGGGATGGAAGTTCTTTGTTACGACCCATATGAAAACCCTCTTGCGTTGGAGATGGGCGCGCGTTACTGCTCTCTTGAAGAGATCTATGCTAACGCAGATGTCATCTCGCTACACTGTCCGATGAGTGAAGAGAACTACCACCTGTTGAATGAGAAAGCATTCTCGCAAATGAAAGACGGTGTAATGATCATCAACACTAGCCGCGGCGAACTACTTGATTCAGTTGCGGCGATTGAGGCGCTAAAACAAGGCAAAATCGGAGCTTTAGGCTTAGATGTGTACGATAATGAAAAAGACCTGTTCTTCCAAGACAAATCCAATGATGTGATTGTCGATGACGTGTTCCGCCGCTTGTCTGCATGTCACAACGTACTATTCACTGGACACCAAGCGTTCTTGACTCATGAAGCCCTCAACAACATCGCGTCTGTGACCCTAAGTAACGTAGAAGCCTTCTTTACGGGCACTCCTTCAGGTAATGAGCTGATCAACTAA
- a CDS encoding YibL family ribosome-associated protein has protein sequence MSIKTDIQKLHNRLDNCQRKLDAARSRGDHEMITKFTNEVDDLTKKLNQLKHKQTYELNKERKSLLDMPFSREITKAEQADIGKLKKRVRGLVIVHPLTKVGKELRLDVMTGFAPKEF, from the coding sequence ATGAGCATAAAAACTGATATTCAAAAGCTGCACAACCGTTTAGATAATTGCCAACGCAAATTGGATGCGGCGCGCTCTCGTGGTGATCACGAAATGATTACTAAGTTCACGAATGAAGTTGATGACTTAACGAAGAAGCTGAATCAACTTAAGCACAAGCAAACATACGAGCTAAACAAAGAACGTAAGAGCCTGCTTGATATGCCATTCTCTCGTGAAATCACTAAAGCAGAACAAGCAGATATCGGCAAGCTTAAGAAGCGTGTACGCGGCCTAGTTATCGTTCACCCATTAACAAAAGTGGGTAAAGAATTGCGCCTAGACGTAATGACAGGTTTTGCTCCAAAAGAGTTCTAA